The Streptomyces sp. CC0208 genome window below encodes:
- a CDS encoding SWIM zinc finger family protein: protein MNTELPPVAPEVVATAVEQLTSRLRKKLDAAIEAYATLPVTADGTVRRVRCGEDAEVTLAPGPSGAVTDAAQAQCSCLLAPRCLHRAAVLGAAPVADADAATEAAGEPSEGGAEATAPDDGTQESGTPVTDVTAGPATDPTGPTAAQVAAAAEMWAAAAAVLAAGVPGAGAVPQAEVLRAAHTARLAGLHRAEAAALRVVRALRAARARHDGHRLADLVAGLRELLLTSGLLAASDPDPALVGTARRNYRPGGSLKVHGVCREPVISATGYGGVVTHVLADDGRWFSVSDVKPGGPARARGAATATVALGSGSVDHAQLSRGGLLISGATLSPDGRLGAGKGVRATPVPGLSWTSGPLARLFTRPLAQAAAARLAPGDDAEQAGPQAGELIGCDVVVVGAAEDHLFVRELTPDGADSEGLLIRMVPANGHPELAHAANFRKLASRPGLRLRVVGRLDLDRAATLRPLAVGPVPDGTATLMLPPEWAGHADLGYDRLEGAHLPQTDLPPVEGPTALPPDPVAEAPLWRLRRLVEVAVSGGRRAAAEPARDGARASGAAALRRSGFRTAADLAEALAAEADRRGRDVFGRTQQADPDGYARVWLSAAVYLSGTERALVGATWQPSAAA from the coding sequence ATGAACACCGAACTTCCCCCTGTGGCACCCGAGGTGGTCGCCACCGCCGTGGAGCAGCTGACGTCCCGGCTGCGCAAGAAGCTGGACGCCGCGATCGAGGCGTACGCGACGCTGCCCGTCACCGCGGACGGCACGGTACGGCGCGTGCGGTGCGGCGAAGATGCCGAAGTCACCCTCGCCCCCGGCCCGTCGGGGGCGGTCACGGACGCCGCCCAGGCGCAGTGCAGCTGTCTGCTGGCACCGCGGTGCCTGCATCGCGCGGCGGTCCTGGGGGCCGCTCCGGTGGCCGACGCCGACGCGGCGACCGAGGCCGCGGGCGAGCCGTCCGAGGGCGGCGCCGAGGCGACCGCACCGGATGACGGCACCCAGGAGTCCGGGACGCCGGTCACCGACGTGACCGCCGGACCGGCGACCGATCCGACCGGCCCGACCGCGGCACAGGTCGCCGCCGCGGCCGAGATGTGGGCCGCGGCGGCGGCAGTGCTGGCCGCCGGCGTGCCCGGGGCGGGCGCCGTACCGCAGGCGGAGGTGCTGCGGGCCGCGCACACCGCCCGACTCGCCGGCCTGCACCGGGCCGAGGCGGCCGCCCTGAGGGTGGTCCGCGCACTACGCGCCGCCCGGGCCCGCCACGACGGCCACCGGCTGGCCGACCTGGTCGCCGGGCTGCGGGAGCTGCTGCTCACCAGCGGCCTGCTCGCCGCCTCCGATCCCGACCCGGCCCTGGTCGGCACCGCCCGGCGCAACTACCGCCCCGGCGGCAGTCTCAAGGTCCACGGGGTGTGCCGGGAGCCGGTGATCTCGGCCACCGGCTACGGCGGGGTAGTCACCCATGTCCTGGCCGACGACGGGCGCTGGTTCTCCGTGTCGGACGTCAAGCCCGGCGGACCGGCGCGGGCGCGCGGCGCCGCCACCGCCACGGTCGCGCTGGGTTCCGGCAGTGTCGATCATGCGCAGCTGTCCCGGGGCGGCCTGCTGATCTCAGGTGCGACGCTCTCCCCGGACGGTCGACTCGGCGCCGGCAAGGGGGTGCGGGCGACCCCGGTCCCGGGTCTGTCCTGGACGTCGGGGCCGCTCGCCCGTCTGTTCACCCGACCTCTCGCCCAGGCCGCTGCCGCACGGCTCGCCCCGGGCGACGACGCGGAACAGGCCGGGCCTCAGGCCGGTGAGCTGATCGGCTGTGACGTGGTGGTCGTGGGCGCGGCCGAGGACCACCTGTTCGTGCGGGAACTGACTCCCGACGGAGCCGACTCCGAAGGGCTGTTGATCCGAATGGTGCCGGCCAACGGCCACCCGGAGCTGGCTCATGCGGCCAACTTCCGCAAGCTTGCCTCGCGGCCGGGGCTGCGACTGCGCGTCGTGGGCCGTCTCGACCTCGACCGCGCCGCGACCCTACGGCCGCTGGCGGTCGGCCCCGTCCCGGACGGTACGGCGACGCTGATGCTGCCGCCCGAGTGGGCGGGACACGCCGATCTGGGGTACGACCGACTCGAAGGGGCCCACCTCCCACAGACCGACCTGCCGCCGGTGGAGGGTCCGACCGCGCTGCCGCCGGATCCGGTGGCCGAGGCGCCCCTGTGGCGGTTGCGGCGGCTGGTCGAGGTCGCGGTGTCCGGTGGCCGCCGGGCCGCTGCCGAGCCCGCACGGGACGGTGCCCGGGCCTCGGGCGCGGCGGCGCTGCGGCGCAGCGGCTTCCGTACGGCAGCGGATCTGGCGGAGGCCCTCGCCGCGGAGGCGGACCGGCGGGGCCGCGACGTGTTCGGCCGCACCCAGCAGGCCGATCCGGACGGATACGCGCGGGTGTGGCTGAGCGCGGCCGTATACCTGTCCGGCACCGAGCGGGCGCTGGTCGGAGCGACGTGGCAGCCATCGGCCGCGGCCTGA
- a CDS encoding acetate/propionate family kinase has protein sequence MPLRGGSLGKRRATSPRPTRSNGGASALPQGAKRGRGTRAGPVAAWRAHRAGGREHWRCGMSADRSHESRGGHVLVLAAGSSSLHIALFAADGETVEARDASEPPGPASVVELRNFLSEVPAPASVGHRIVHSGPHLSGHTLIDARVRALLADVADLAPLHVAPALPVVDAARELLPDVPHVACFDTVFHKDLPPEARTYAVPERWRADYGLRRYGFHGLSYAWALQRTARALGRPVDNLQVVLVHLGGGCSACAVRNGRSVDTTMGLTPLEGLVMSRRSGSLDPGALLWLQRRHGLSTDELDDALHRHSGLLGLSGTSGDTRDLVRARAEGDAAAASALAAFTLSCRRGIASMAASLDRLDALVFTGEIGEDQPEVREEICAALPVLGIRGGLLVPELERLRREGHRRIDQAGGGVPVLVVATGETQQIAAETRRVLGV, from the coding sequence ATGCCTCTCCGCGGTGGCAGCCTGGGGAAGCGGCGCGCGACATCACCGAGGCCTACCCGGAGTAATGGCGGAGCCTCTGCATTGCCCCAGGGCGCGAAGCGAGGGCGGGGAACCCGTGCTGGGCCCGTTGCTGCGTGGCGGGCGCACCGTGCCGGAGGACGCGAGCACTGGAGGTGTGGGATGAGTGCCGACCGCTCCCACGAGAGCCGTGGTGGTCACGTACTGGTCCTCGCTGCCGGCTCTTCGAGCCTGCACATCGCTCTGTTCGCGGCGGACGGTGAAACGGTGGAGGCTCGAGACGCCTCGGAGCCCCCGGGGCCTGCTTCGGTGGTGGAACTGCGGAACTTCCTCAGCGAGGTGCCCGCTCCTGCGTCGGTCGGTCACCGCATCGTCCACAGCGGTCCGCACTTGAGTGGACATACGCTGATCGATGCACGCGTACGGGCTCTCCTGGCGGACGTCGCCGATCTCGCGCCGCTGCACGTTGCCCCTGCCCTGCCTGTCGTCGACGCCGCACGAGAACTCTTGCCTGACGTGCCTCATGTCGCCTGCTTCGACACTGTCTTTCACAAGGATCTGCCGCCAGAGGCGCGCACGTACGCCGTGCCGGAGCGATGGCGAGCCGACTACGGACTGCGCCGGTACGGCTTCCACGGGCTTTCCTACGCGTGGGCACTGCAGAGGACGGCGCGGGCCCTGGGCCGACCCGTCGACAACCTTCAGGTCGTGCTCGTGCACCTGGGCGGTGGCTGCTCGGCCTGCGCCGTCCGGAACGGACGCAGCGTGGACACCACCATGGGCCTCACGCCGCTGGAAGGCCTGGTGATGAGCCGGCGCAGCGGCAGCCTCGACCCCGGCGCGCTGCTGTGGCTGCAGCGGCGGCACGGTCTGAGCACGGACGAGTTGGATGACGCACTCCACCGGCATTCCGGTCTGCTCGGCCTCTCCGGTACTTCGGGAGACACCCGGGACCTGGTGCGCGCCCGCGCGGAGGGTGATGCCGCGGCCGCGTCGGCGCTGGCGGCGTTCACACTCAGCTGCCGCAGGGGCATCGCCTCGATGGCCGCCTCGCTGGACCGGCTGGACGCGCTGGTCTTCACCGGGGAGATCGGCGAGGACCAACCCGAGGTGCGCGAGGAGATCTGCGCGGCCCTGCCTGTTCTCGGTATACGAGGCGGGCTGCTCGTCCCCGAACTGGAACGCTTGAGGAGGGAAGGCCACCGACGCATCGATCAGGCGGGGGGAGGTGTCCCGGTCCTCGTGGTCGCAACCGGCGAGACGCAGCAGATCGCCGCCGAGACCCGACGGGTGCTCGGCGTGTGA
- a CDS encoding DUF5682 family protein yields the protein MTLALEPRAALTVLTDCAAPYLLGVRHHSPALAAAVPSLLDAARAEVVCVELPADFQSWLPYLAAPGTLAPVALAGTGEGGRLGFYPFADFSPELAAIRWAREHGAEVVCCDLPMSDPRWNAEGPAAADDGQVRSGEAPTAFAAALTASGTGRDGDDMWDRSVEVLAPGCAPEAIRRAALGVGWALRRDAESAGGVPAVDLAREAHMREAIARASAGGQRVAAVVGAFHAPALTTWEAAEPARPVDAGDQSAVVTSLVPYAFDLLDSRSGYPAGIRDPRWQQAVFTTGGDPERLHDAAARAVTDVCRELRASGHVAGTGEARETLRVACDLARLRGLAAPGRGEVLEALTTVMGQGEPLGRGRALARALETVLVGTDRGRVAPGTPRSGLGPCVEAELASLRLPGPDDPAPRELRLDPLRSALDARREILLRRLAVCGTGYGEPIQVAGTGDATALTTRWRLSWTPAVPVRLDLAGIRGVTAALAAEGTLRETFRKEAAESGATSALVLTGLRDAARCDLPALVSERLADAAEVLPTSATLPELLTALDLLEALRRGHLPGTTPESRQGAAELATDLMESAVRSLPGLAGSDDPQDADALVALATRAGEHRLGLRIDDALDDLARHGSPLMQGAALAARVMLDLDDADTLGRRAAGWIDNATEPDARKAMSRRLTGLVSAAAPLLQSAPTALDPLLDRVDTLTDQGFLDRLPALRGGFDTLSPAGRDRLLSTVTERLGDRLDLSLSASPQLLALWTAADTAGRAAVTSLRPPLGTGLSSSAGALEDSRRDEPGPAEAPAGPAPNLTPTDRWRLLLGRESERLPKSARRLAHALDELYGTGRGEGSADLGRESGQGGGQDASFPTAREWAQELDALFGSDVREEVLARAADLGRTDVLAELDPKAVRPSVDLLTSVLSLAGGMPEQQLAKLRPLVRRLVDELAKELATRLRPALTGLATPRPTRRPGGRIDLPRTLRANLAHTHRTDDGRTLIVPERPVFSTRSRREADWRLILVVDVSGSMEASVVWSALTAAVLGGVPTLSTHFLAFSTEVIDLTDRVDDPLSLLLEVRVGGGTHIAAGLAQARSLVTVPSRTLIVVVSDFEEGYPLGGLLGEVRALAGSGVHLMGCAALDDTGTPRYSVPVAQQLVAAGMPVAALSPLALARWVGDRLRRENR from the coding sequence GTGACCCTGGCCCTGGAACCGAGGGCGGCCCTGACCGTCCTCACCGACTGCGCCGCCCCGTACCTGCTGGGCGTACGGCACCACAGCCCCGCGCTCGCCGCCGCGGTGCCCTCCCTCCTGGACGCCGCCCGCGCCGAGGTCGTCTGCGTGGAACTCCCCGCCGACTTCCAGTCATGGCTGCCGTATCTCGCCGCGCCCGGCACCCTCGCGCCGGTCGCGCTGGCGGGGACCGGCGAGGGGGGCCGACTCGGCTTCTACCCCTTCGCCGACTTCTCGCCCGAGCTCGCGGCGATCCGCTGGGCACGCGAGCACGGTGCGGAGGTCGTCTGCTGCGACCTGCCGATGTCCGATCCTCGGTGGAACGCCGAGGGGCCCGCCGCGGCCGACGACGGACAGGTCCGGTCCGGCGAGGCGCCCACCGCCTTCGCGGCGGCGCTGACCGCGTCCGGGACCGGCCGCGACGGCGACGACATGTGGGACCGCAGCGTGGAGGTCCTCGCCCCGGGCTGCGCCCCCGAAGCCATCCGCCGGGCCGCACTGGGTGTCGGCTGGGCGCTGCGCCGTGACGCCGAGTCGGCGGGCGGCGTGCCCGCGGTCGACCTGGCGCGCGAGGCCCACATGCGCGAGGCGATCGCCCGCGCCTCGGCCGGCGGTCAGCGGGTCGCGGCCGTCGTCGGAGCCTTCCACGCCCCCGCGCTGACCACGTGGGAAGCGGCCGAGCCTGCTCGGCCGGTCGATGCCGGGGACCAGTCGGCCGTGGTCACCTCCCTCGTGCCGTACGCCTTCGACCTGCTGGACTCCCGTTCCGGCTATCCGGCGGGCATCCGCGACCCGCGCTGGCAACAGGCGGTGTTCACCACGGGCGGTGACCCCGAGCGGCTCCACGACGCGGCCGCGCGGGCCGTCACCGACGTGTGCCGCGAACTGCGGGCGTCAGGACACGTCGCCGGCACGGGCGAGGCCCGCGAGACCCTGCGGGTCGCGTGCGACCTGGCCCGGCTGCGCGGCCTCGCGGCACCCGGTCGCGGCGAGGTCCTGGAGGCGCTCACCACGGTCATGGGGCAGGGCGAACCGCTCGGCCGCGGCCGGGCGCTGGCCCGGGCACTGGAAACCGTCCTGGTCGGCACCGACCGGGGCCGTGTCGCCCCCGGCACTCCCCGCTCCGGTCTCGGCCCCTGCGTCGAGGCCGAACTCGCCTCACTGCGACTGCCCGGCCCCGACGACCCCGCACCACGCGAACTGCGGCTCGACCCGCTGCGCTCGGCCCTCGACGCCCGCCGCGAGATCCTCCTCCGCCGCCTTGCGGTGTGCGGCACCGGGTACGGCGAGCCGATCCAGGTGGCGGGTACCGGCGACGCCACAGCCCTGACCACCCGGTGGCGGCTGTCCTGGACGCCGGCGGTGCCGGTCCGTCTCGACCTGGCCGGAATCCGGGGCGTCACCGCGGCCCTGGCCGCCGAGGGCACCCTGCGGGAGACCTTCCGCAAGGAGGCGGCGGAGAGCGGAGCCACCAGCGCCCTGGTCCTCACGGGACTGCGTGACGCGGCCCGCTGCGATCTGCCCGCGCTGGTCTCCGAGCGGCTCGCCGACGCCGCCGAGGTCCTGCCCACCAGTGCCACCCTGCCCGAACTCCTCACCGCCCTGGACCTGTTGGAGGCCCTGCGGCGCGGGCATCTGCCCGGTACCACACCCGAGAGCCGGCAGGGCGCCGCAGAACTCGCCACGGACCTGATGGAGTCGGCCGTACGGTCTCTGCCGGGCCTGGCGGGCAGTGACGACCCGCAGGACGCGGACGCCCTCGTGGCACTGGCCACACGGGCGGGCGAGCACCGCCTGGGTCTGCGCATCGACGACGCCCTGGACGACCTCGCGCGCCACGGGTCCCCGCTCATGCAAGGTGCCGCGCTCGCCGCCCGGGTCATGCTCGATCTGGACGACGCCGACACCCTCGGCCGCCGCGCAGCGGGCTGGATCGACAACGCCACCGAGCCTGACGCCCGGAAGGCGATGAGCCGCCGGCTCACGGGACTGGTCAGCGCTGCCGCTCCGCTGCTCCAGTCGGCGCCGACCGCCCTGGACCCGCTGCTCGACCGGGTCGACACGCTCACCGACCAGGGATTCCTCGACCGGCTGCCCGCCCTGCGCGGCGGCTTCGACACCCTCAGCCCGGCCGGCCGCGACCGGCTGCTGTCCACGGTGACCGAGCGCCTCGGCGACCGTCTCGACCTGTCGCTGAGCGCCTCGCCGCAGCTGCTCGCCCTGTGGACGGCCGCCGACACGGCGGGCCGGGCGGCCGTGACCTCGCTGCGCCCGCCGCTGGGAACGGGGCTGAGCAGCAGCGCGGGCGCCCTGGAGGACTCGCGGCGGGACGAACCCGGACCTGCCGAGGCACCGGCCGGCCCCGCCCCGAACCTCACGCCGACCGACCGCTGGCGTCTGCTGCTCGGCCGGGAGAGCGAGAGACTGCCGAAGAGCGCCCGCCGTCTCGCCCACGCGCTCGACGAGCTGTACGGCACCGGCCGCGGCGAGGGCTCAGCGGACCTCGGCCGGGAGAGCGGCCAGGGCGGCGGCCAGGACGCCTCCTTCCCGACCGCCCGTGAATGGGCGCAGGAACTCGACGCGCTGTTCGGCTCCGACGTCCGCGAGGAGGTCCTGGCCCGGGCCGCCGACCTGGGCCGCACCGACGTTCTGGCGGAGCTCGACCCCAAGGCGGTACGCCCCTCGGTCGACCTGCTGACCTCCGTGCTGTCCCTGGCCGGCGGGATGCCCGAGCAGCAACTCGCCAAGCTGCGCCCGCTGGTGCGTCGCCTGGTCGACGAACTGGCCAAGGAACTGGCCACCCGGCTGCGCCCGGCACTGACCGGACTGGCCACCCCGCGTCCCACCCGCCGACCCGGAGGACGGATCGACCTGCCGCGCACCCTGCGGGCCAACCTCGCCCACACCCATCGCACCGACGACGGCCGCACTCTGATCGTCCCGGAACGGCCGGTGTTCAGCACCCGTTCCCGCCGGGAGGCGGACTGGCGGCTGATCCTGGTGGTCGACGTGTCCGGATCGATGGAGGCGTCCGTCGTCTGGTCCGCGCTGACCGCTGCCGTCCTGGGCGGAGTGCCCACGCTGAGCACGCACTTCCTCGCCTTCTCCACCGAAGTGATCGACCTGACCGACCGGGTCGACGACCCGCTGTCGCTGCTGCTGGAGGTACGGGTCGGCGGGGGCACCCACATCGCCGCCGGCCTGGCCCAGGCCCGATCGCTGGTGACCGTACCCAGCCGGACCCTGATCGTGGTGGTCAGCGACTTCGAGGAGGGGTATCCGCTCGGCGGACTCCTCGGCGAGGTACGGGCCCTCGCCGGCTCCGGAGTGCACCTGATGGGCTGCGCCGCCCTGGACGACACCGGCACCCCTCGCTACTCGGTTCCGGTGGCTCAGCAGCTCGTCGCGGCCGGCATGCCGGTCGCCGCCCTCAGTCCCCTCGCCCTGGCCCGCTGGGTGGGCGACCGCCTCCGCAGAGAGAACCGATGA
- a CDS encoding AAA family ATPase, which produces MPLTDTVTALPARQTLPAEERFATELAFLAAHDDGPRPPGWLLTPRAVITFVCGSGGEALKLPEAPEGLPDELVVAPKFVGERALVERCVVTLAGERGLLLVGEPGTAKSMLSELLSAAVCGTSALTVQGTAGTTEDALRYGWNYALLLAQGPTPQALVDSPVLAAMRGGKVARVEEITRCLPEVQDALVSILSDRRMSVPELSGTNDAQVAAAAGFTVIATANLRDRGVSEMSAALKRRFNFETVHPIADVEAETELVKRQATAAVARAGAAFGVDDAVLDVLVTVFRDLRAGRSAEGWDVERPGTVMSTAEAVQVAVSLGVAAAYLPGGDSLDLVPGHLLGVVRKDDPADHARLLGYWDGPVRRRAEDGSATWRRLWDLRENLR; this is translated from the coding sequence ATGCCCCTGACCGACACGGTGACGGCCCTTCCGGCCCGGCAGACCCTGCCCGCCGAAGAACGCTTCGCCACCGAACTCGCCTTCCTCGCCGCCCACGACGACGGCCCCCGCCCACCCGGCTGGCTGCTGACGCCCCGTGCCGTGATCACCTTCGTCTGCGGCAGCGGCGGCGAAGCCCTCAAGCTGCCCGAGGCACCCGAGGGCCTGCCGGACGAACTCGTCGTGGCTCCGAAGTTCGTCGGTGAACGCGCCCTGGTGGAGCGGTGCGTGGTCACCCTCGCCGGAGAGCGCGGGCTGCTGCTCGTCGGCGAGCCGGGCACCGCCAAGTCCATGCTGTCGGAGCTGCTGTCGGCGGCCGTCTGCGGCACCAGCGCGCTCACCGTGCAGGGCACCGCCGGCACCACCGAGGACGCCCTGCGCTACGGCTGGAACTACGCCCTGCTCCTCGCCCAGGGGCCGACCCCGCAGGCCCTGGTGGACTCACCGGTGCTCGCCGCGATGCGCGGCGGGAAGGTGGCCCGCGTGGAGGAGATCACCCGCTGCCTGCCCGAGGTGCAGGATGCCCTGGTGTCGATCCTCTCGGACCGGCGGATGAGCGTCCCGGAGCTGTCCGGCACCAACGACGCCCAGGTGGCCGCCGCTGCCGGCTTCACCGTCATCGCCACCGCCAACCTCCGCGACCGCGGAGTGTCGGAGATGTCCGCCGCCCTCAAGCGCCGCTTCAACTTCGAGACCGTGCACCCGATCGCGGACGTCGAGGCCGAGACCGAGCTCGTCAAGCGGCAGGCCACGGCCGCCGTCGCGCGGGCGGGCGCCGCGTTCGGCGTCGACGACGCGGTGCTCGACGTCCTGGTGACCGTCTTCCGCGACCTGCGGGCCGGACGCTCCGCCGAGGGCTGGGACGTGGAGCGCCCGGGCACCGTGATGTCCACCGCTGAGGCGGTGCAGGTCGCCGTATCCCTGGGAGTGGCCGCCGCCTATCTCCCCGGAGGGGACTCGCTCGACCTGGTGCCAGGCCATCTGCTGGGCGTGGTCCGCAAGGACGACCCGGCCGACCACGCGCGACTGCTCGGTTACTGGGACGGCCCGGTACGCCGGCGCGCCGAGGACGGATCGGCGACCTGGCGGCGCCTGTGGGACCTGCGGGAGAACCTTCGGTGA
- a CDS encoding FUSC family protein, which yields MRWLRAFREVVRSGLTIEETRLEPLLALRTAAGVAIVIGPALWLVSPAYAASAALGAYSAGGATFQRTWRPRKVIALGAGAGLALSTFVGYLAAGHLVTFLPLLAVWAFAAGMAWALGSTAGIVAATTVGSMLVTITLPTSVGRALEHAGVIALGGVAQAVLILLFPIRRWGAHRDALADALAAVADYARRLRQDPAAPFDPVPLMTARDAAAVTPSQARTRPPVLHGPRGLAERILPVLAALADPDVGAPAEGPERDRARELLDTAADVLDAAARSIRRGTPVEVPPGSADALRVDEEHEVLEGPARQAAERLVELLAEALEIAGSGGARDRAPTPSGPASAHFRVRPTMFRLLPVVVRAVRRELRRDSPVFRHAVRLAAVATLGYLIASRLPVGHGYWAPIASVMVMRPDFHRTYARAVGRFAGTLVGVALATAMVRALGPDAHVFGALAVVSVALSYTLNRTGYAYSQCFTAAYVVFLLGMGGQAWEQTVPERVVLTLLGGALAMLAYVVFPAWETPRLPGRLADWLAADGRYAAAVLRSHAEPTREHLADMRRALLASREARAAWQKAYDQAKQEPVRPRGLTSREAEQAQDALEELDRAAMLMESHVPQADSRSTPEAERLAEALEAATAQAAVDVREHRNPDWGRVEQALHAWDGAAAGERNPVLRRGAELQKRALDDLTTAVSRTPLERDVGSAREEQRVRAAVAEGDGARPAHRGG from the coding sequence GTGAGGTGGCTGCGGGCCTTCAGGGAGGTCGTGCGATCCGGGCTCACGATCGAGGAGACGCGGCTGGAGCCCCTGCTCGCGCTCCGCACGGCTGCGGGGGTGGCGATCGTCATCGGGCCGGCGCTGTGGCTGGTTTCCCCTGCGTACGCCGCGTCCGCCGCCCTCGGTGCCTACTCCGCGGGTGGGGCCACGTTCCAGCGCACGTGGCGTCCGCGCAAAGTGATCGCGCTCGGTGCGGGCGCGGGTCTGGCACTCAGCACCTTCGTGGGCTACCTGGCGGCGGGGCACCTCGTGACGTTCCTCCCGCTGCTGGCCGTATGGGCTTTTGCCGCGGGGATGGCATGGGCCCTCGGCTCGACCGCCGGCATCGTCGCAGCGACGACGGTCGGCAGCATGCTGGTGACCATCACCCTGCCGACGAGCGTCGGACGAGCCCTGGAACACGCCGGGGTCATCGCGCTCGGAGGCGTGGCGCAGGCCGTGCTGATCCTGCTGTTCCCGATCCGCCGTTGGGGGGCGCATCGTGACGCGCTCGCCGACGCCCTGGCCGCCGTGGCGGACTACGCCCGCCGGCTGAGGCAGGACCCGGCCGCCCCGTTCGACCCGGTGCCCTTGATGACGGCCCGGGACGCGGCCGCCGTGACGCCGTCACAGGCCCGCACCCGTCCCCCGGTCCTCCACGGCCCCCGGGGCCTCGCCGAGCGTATTCTGCCGGTCCTCGCCGCGCTCGCCGACCCGGACGTCGGCGCCCCGGCGGAGGGACCCGAGCGGGACCGCGCGCGAGAGCTGCTCGACACGGCCGCCGACGTACTGGACGCGGCAGCCCGTTCGATCCGCCGGGGTACTCCCGTCGAGGTGCCGCCCGGGAGCGCGGACGCCCTGCGCGTCGACGAGGAGCACGAAGTGCTGGAGGGGCCCGCCCGGCAGGCCGCCGAACGGCTCGTGGAACTGCTCGCCGAGGCGTTGGAGATCGCCGGGAGCGGCGGCGCGCGCGACAGGGCGCCTACGCCGTCCGGCCCCGCGAGCGCCCACTTCCGGGTGCGCCCGACGATGTTCCGGCTGCTCCCGGTCGTCGTCCGGGCGGTCCGCCGTGAGCTCCGCCGGGACTCGCCCGTGTTCCGGCACGCCGTCCGCCTGGCGGCGGTGGCCACGCTCGGCTATCTCATCGCTTCCCGGCTACCCGTGGGCCACGGCTACTGGGCGCCCATCGCCTCGGTGATGGTGATGCGGCCCGACTTCCACCGGACGTATGCGCGCGCGGTGGGCCGTTTCGCCGGGACCCTGGTGGGGGTGGCGCTCGCCACCGCGATGGTGCGGGCTCTGGGCCCGGACGCCCATGTGTTCGGCGCGCTGGCGGTCGTCTCGGTGGCCCTGTCGTACACGCTGAACCGTACCGGCTACGCCTACTCCCAGTGCTTCACTGCCGCGTACGTCGTCTTCCTGCTCGGCATGGGCGGCCAGGCATGGGAGCAGACGGTCCCGGAGCGGGTGGTGCTCACCCTGCTCGGCGGGGCCTTGGCCATGCTGGCGTACGTGGTGTTCCCCGCATGGGAGACCCCCCGGCTGCCGGGCCGGCTCGCGGACTGGCTCGCCGCCGACGGCCGCTACGCGGCCGCAGTGCTCCGCAGCCACGCCGAACCGACCCGGGAGCATCTCGCCGACATGCGCAGGGCCCTGCTGGCCAGCAGGGAGGCACGTGCCGCCTGGCAGAAGGCGTACGACCAGGCAAAGCAGGAACCGGTTCGCCCCAGAGGTCTGACATCGCGCGAGGCGGAGCAGGCGCAGGACGCACTCGAGGAACTCGACCGGGCGGCGATGCTCATGGAGAGCCATGTGCCGCAGGCCGACAGCCGTTCCACCCCCGAGGCGGAGCGGCTCGCCGAGGCCCTGGAGGCGGCCACCGCGCAGGCGGCAGTCGACGTGCGGGAGCACAGGAATCCGGACTGGGGGCGCGTGGAGCAAGCGCTGCATGCGTGGGACGGAGCCGCAGCCGGGGAGCGGAACCCGGTGCTACGGCGCGGGGCGGAACTGCAGAAGCGGGCCCTGGATGACCTCACGACAGCCGTGAGCCGCACACCCCTGGAACGGGACGTCGGCTCCGCTCGCGAGGAGCAACGGGTGCGGGCGGCCGTGGCTGAAGGTGACGGAGCAAGACCCGCGCACCGGGGTGGGTGA